From one Spartobacteria bacterium genomic stretch:
- a CDS encoding amino acid permease — MNTNKISTESAPFQSRDSKRGRIRMNTQPKSEPNEELHKGLSFLHLFSLAAGAMISSGIFILPGLAFSEAGPSVIVSYALAGALALLGILSVAELATAMPKAGGDYYFVNRSLGPMAGTVAGLLSWFALSLKTSFAVFGLSEVVHLLSGWPRLAIAAPICLLFTLLNIVGVKEAARLEVTLVLALLTLMGLYFIVGVGHIEPVRFQPFLPRGFSKMLVTAGFVFVSFGGLLNVATVAEEVTHPKRDIPLAFISSIVVITIAYTLLLFITVGLLPPDQLSGSLTPLADAARTIAGSTGFVVLTVAAVLAFLTTANAGIMAASRYPLALSRDHLISPFIQYVSPRFGTPVVAVGMTGTMVFLSLLMDLELLVKAASTVVLTTYVLAAIAVIVLRQSRLQNYRPTFKVPGYPWVPGLGIFLFSLLIVDMGAATIEISLGMVCLGLGLYAVYGRRHSQQEFALLHLIERLTSRDLAGYSLESELKTILQERDQVIHDHFDETIKQSVLIDLNGAADRDQVFHKLAAALKDALPLDETEIYQRLCDREQESSTNLSSFVAVPHIVIPGNNVFHIALVRSKDGIEWNDEAKKIHAVFVICGTKDGRNLHLRALAAIAHIVQHKDFEQQWMTTRRPDQLRDLLLLSERKRQS; from the coding sequence ATGAACACCAATAAGATCAGCACAGAAAGCGCGCCTTTTCAGAGCAGAGACAGCAAACGAGGTAGGATTCGAATGAATACACAGCCGAAAAGTGAACCAAACGAGGAGCTTCACAAAGGATTGTCCTTTCTTCACCTGTTTTCTCTGGCTGCAGGTGCCATGATCAGTTCGGGTATCTTTATTCTTCCTGGGTTGGCCTTTTCTGAGGCGGGACCATCGGTGATCGTCTCCTACGCACTGGCAGGCGCGCTGGCTTTACTGGGGATCCTAAGTGTGGCGGAACTGGCTACGGCTATGCCGAAAGCGGGTGGGGATTACTATTTTGTCAATCGCAGTCTGGGTCCTATGGCCGGAACCGTGGCCGGTCTATTGAGCTGGTTTGCTCTTTCTCTTAAAACGTCCTTTGCTGTTTTCGGCCTGTCAGAGGTTGTTCACCTTCTCTCCGGGTGGCCAAGATTGGCCATTGCCGCACCAATCTGTCTGCTGTTTACCCTGCTCAACATTGTGGGTGTGAAAGAGGCTGCCCGGCTGGAGGTGACACTGGTTTTAGCCTTGTTGACACTTATGGGCCTCTACTTCATCGTGGGTGTAGGCCATATCGAACCCGTTCGTTTTCAGCCCTTTCTGCCCCGTGGTTTCAGTAAAATGCTGGTCACTGCGGGTTTTGTTTTTGTGTCCTTTGGCGGTTTACTGAACGTGGCCACGGTGGCCGAGGAAGTGACGCATCCCAAACGTGATATTCCTTTGGCTTTTATCAGTTCCATAGTGGTGATAACCATCGCGTATACGCTGCTGTTGTTTATTACGGTGGGCTTGCTTCCGCCGGATCAGTTGAGCGGTTCGCTTACACCTCTGGCCGATGCCGCACGTACCATCGCCGGCTCCACCGGATTTGTTGTCCTGACCGTAGCTGCTGTACTGGCTTTTCTCACCACAGCCAACGCAGGTATCATGGCCGCCTCCCGATACCCACTGGCACTGAGCCGCGATCATTTGATTTCGCCGTTCATTCAGTACGTCAGTCCCCGATTTGGCACCCCCGTTGTCGCCGTTGGCATGACCGGCACGATGGTTTTTCTGTCCCTGCTGATGGATCTGGAGCTGCTGGTCAAAGCCGCATCTACCGTTGTGCTCACCACCTATGTGCTGGCGGCCATCGCGGTGATTGTATTGCGACAAAGCCGCCTTCAGAATTACCGCCCCACCTTCAAAGTGCCCGGCTATCCATGGGTGCCGGGATTGGGTATTTTCCTGTTTTCGCTTCTAATTGTCGATATGGGTGCCGCCACCATTGAAATCAGTCTGGGTATGGTATGCTTAGGGCTGGGGTTGTATGCCGTCTATGGTCGGCGGCACAGCCAGCAGGAATTCGCACTGCTTCACCTCATTGAGCGGCTCACATCCCGGGATTTGGCAGGTTATTCGCTGGAATCAGAATTGAAAACAATCCTTCAGGAGCGTGATCAGGTGATTCATGATCATTTTGATGAAACCATAAAACAGTCGGTACTGATTGATTTAAATGGGGCCGCAGACCGCGATCAGGTTTTTCACAAGCTGGCCGCCGCGTTGAAGGATGCGTTGCCCCTGGATGAAACGGAAATCTATCAGCGTCTGTGCGACAGAGAGCAAGAGAGTAGCACAAACTTGTCCTCTTTTGTCGCCGTGCCACATATCGTTATACCTGGAAACAACGTTTTTCACATTGCTCTGGTGCGCAGCAAGGACGGAATCGAATGGAATGATGAAGCAAAAAAGATCCATGCAGTCTTTGTTATCTGCGGTACCAAAGACGGTCGGAACCTGCACCTTCGGGCCTTGGCTGCCATCGCACACATTGTGCAGCACAAAGATTTCGAGCAGCAGTGGATGACCACCAGACGGCCGGATCAGCTGCGTGACCTACTGCTGTTGTCCGAACGCAAAAGACAGTCCTAA
- a CDS encoding JAB domain-containing protein, producing MHYVCALLHVFCGFRSEMPVMLLRFVRPDILCGRPMMRRTFCSWPAFRRPCRDSFQPIWPMHPFLMRRCIRSRIRMAEEPYNMRVKDVPEMERPREVMDRYGPRNTPTRMLLAIVLRSGVRGMSVLQVADELLRRYGSLTAMEQASATELAQIKGVGKVRGQVLKSVMEIGSRLREEEPPHMPQVKEPGTVYSLLKPHVLHQTQESFWVILLDTKNRLITPPLQLTRGVLDSSLVSAREVFREAIRTSSRSIIVAHNHPSGDPTPSAADRSITRQLIESGALLDIPLLDHIIVAGKCIPGHPDYYSLRQEGSISFKNQQQSAE from the coding sequence ATGCATTACGTCTGCGCTTTACTACATGTATTCTGCGGATTCCGCAGCGAGATGCCCGTTATGTTGCTCAGATTCGTTCGGCCGGACATATTATGCGGGAGGCCTATGATGAGGCGCACATTCTGCTCATGGCCCGCATTCCGCAGGCCCTGTCGGGACAGCTTTCAGCCTATCTGGCCGATGCATCCGTTTTTGATGCGGCGGTGCATACGGAGCCGCATCCGCATGGCTGAAGAACCGTATAATATGCGTGTTAAGGACGTCCCCGAAATGGAGCGTCCCCGTGAGGTCATGGATCGCTATGGGCCAAGAAATACACCCACGCGGATGTTACTGGCCATTGTTCTGCGCAGCGGTGTTCGAGGTATGAGTGTGCTGCAGGTCGCTGATGAACTATTGCGTCGTTATGGATCGCTTACCGCGATGGAACAGGCTTCGGCCACCGAACTGGCACAGATCAAAGGGGTAGGGAAGGTGCGTGGTCAGGTGCTCAAATCGGTGATGGAAATCGGCAGCCGGTTGCGGGAGGAGGAACCGCCGCATATGCCGCAGGTAAAAGAGCCGGGAACCGTTTACTCTCTATTAAAACCCCATGTGCTGCATCAAACACAGGAATCATTCTGGGTCATCCTGCTGGATACCAAAAACCGTCTGATTACTCCGCCCCTGCAATTGACCAGAGGCGTGCTGGATTCCAGTTTGGTTTCTGCCAGAGAAGTTTTTCGCGAAGCCATACGCACGTCCAGCAGATCCATCATCGTAGCGCACAATCATCCGTCCGGCGACCCGACCCCGTCGGCCGCCGACCGATCCATTACTCGGCAGCTCATCGAGTCGGGTGCACTGCTGGACATTCCGCTGCTGGATCATATTATCGTGGCCGGTAAATGCATTCCCGGTCATCCTGATTATTACAGTCTCCGGCAGGAAGGCTCTATTTCTTTTAAAAATCAGCAACAATCCGCCGAATGA
- a CDS encoding response regulator, with translation MNEIITNNMENDSAVCRVLIVDDEPNIRFLFKMVVERSGMKVVGMAASGAAGLTYYRRFRPDLVVMDIDMPMKSGLEALDEMVTEYPEANVIMMSSYVDESVVRQCFKLGAMNFILKLTPVEKIQLMLNDAKKQLGF, from the coding sequence ATGAACGAAATAATAACTAATAACATGGAAAATGATTCGGCGGTTTGTCGCGTTCTAATCGTTGATGACGAACCAAATATACGGTTCCTTTTCAAGATGGTTGTCGAGCGTTCCGGTATGAAAGTGGTCGGGATGGCTGCATCCGGAGCGGCGGGACTTACGTATTATCGCCGCTTTCGACCCGATCTGGTCGTGATGGATATTGATATGCCCATGAAAAGCGGACTGGAGGCACTGGATGAAATGGTTACGGAATACCCGGAAGCCAATGTCATTATGATGTCTTCTTATGTCGATGAATCCGTTGTGCGACAATGTTTTAAACTGGGTGCAATGAATTTCATCTTGAAATTAACTCCTGTTGAAAAGATTCAGCTCATGCTGAATGACGCCAAAAAACAACTGGGATTTTAA
- a CDS encoding HAMP domain-containing protein: MQKDVIASTRSFHTITGKITLLLTIVFCVSLTGIGAYLYCFQQSISQVQAEDLSTNLELEVELQIKGKLDVLKSCAIALTHNNGVQAAFIQDDFSIAERELNTLAEEFKQVDFRGTQFHLIRAGGSSLWRSYSNQRDDDNRHRAMFQKVIQQNKTIAGIELAQDGAALRALSPVFDADGSLLGVVELDMGVGSISRFMQSQNNFYILLVEKALVDDATYRKEVSDVSVSQNYFTGNKKWFDPATITFAQSANYPELIKNGIEINDDYFIGVRKAVDFQGNVFGLHLVGMPRSKFNAYVQQMTQAFRRLFFTVSGILIVIAVLLTAILRRSVAKPISKMSQFFIHLDNDLTKRCKLVSSRDEIGEMAGSINAFLEQMERIIAEMADNAHTLNNSSAQLSDISGTMAGGVQGIAAKASTVAAAAEESSANTGSVAAGMEQASINLANVASATEEMSATIGEIASNADRARAISRTASEQADAITLVMKRLGNAATEIGDVTKTINEISAQTNLLALNATIEAARAGAAGKGFAVVAGEIKNLAQQTALATEDIRQKIEDVQQSTTGAQGDIARIATVIKDVGDIVSVMSTGIEEQSITTRDVAMHISQASAGVGDANERVAQTASVSVDIARDIAQVDQTIGDIRIGGEKVQARATELSGVAVRLKELVEQFNVGSRSGASAQSGGDILIQWNGSFSVESPMMDSHHKHLVDMINALHRAFSQGETGAVTNKMLSDLIEYVHYHFTAEEALMKQTRYPGLKEQMKVHRAFTDAAEDMQRRWVAGDASIPNELMKVLQEWLVNHIKKLDKAYAPYLKGK, encoded by the coding sequence ATGCAAAAGGATGTAATAGCTTCAACGCGTTCCTTTCACACAATTACAGGGAAAATAACACTGTTGCTTACGATTGTTTTTTGCGTGAGTCTGACAGGAATTGGCGCATATCTGTACTGTTTCCAGCAAAGTATATCTCAGGTACAGGCGGAGGATTTATCTACCAATCTGGAGCTGGAAGTGGAACTCCAGATCAAAGGCAAGCTGGATGTACTGAAGTCCTGCGCCATTGCTTTGACGCATAACAATGGAGTTCAGGCCGCTTTTATTCAAGATGATTTTTCCATTGCAGAGAGAGAGCTGAATACGCTGGCCGAAGAATTTAAGCAGGTGGATTTCCGTGGCACACAATTTCATTTGATTCGGGCCGGAGGTTCTTCGCTCTGGCGTAGTTATTCCAATCAGCGTGACGATGATAATCGGCATCGCGCTATGTTTCAGAAGGTTATCCAACAGAATAAAACCATTGCCGGAATCGAATTGGCACAGGATGGTGCTGCACTGCGCGCGCTTTCGCCCGTATTCGACGCAGATGGCAGCCTGCTGGGTGTCGTGGAACTGGATATGGGTGTGGGCAGCATCAGCCGTTTCATGCAGTCGCAAAATAATTTCTATATCCTGCTTGTGGAAAAAGCACTGGTTGATGACGCGACCTATCGTAAAGAGGTCAGTGATGTGAGCGTTTCTCAAAACTATTTTACCGGCAACAAAAAATGGTTTGATCCAGCAACCATTACCTTTGCTCAAAGTGCAAATTATCCCGAACTCATAAAAAATGGCATCGAAATAAATGATGACTATTTCATTGGCGTCCGCAAGGCGGTGGATTTTCAAGGCAACGTGTTTGGACTGCATCTTGTCGGTATGCCGAGGAGCAAATTTAATGCCTATGTACAGCAGATGACGCAGGCTTTCCGGAGACTGTTTTTTACCGTTTCCGGCATATTGATTGTTATTGCGGTACTGCTGACCGCAATACTGCGCCGCAGTGTTGCAAAGCCGATATCAAAAATGAGCCAGTTTTTTATTCATCTCGACAATGACCTGACGAAACGGTGCAAACTGGTATCATCTCGGGATGAGATCGGCGAAATGGCCGGTAGCATCAATGCGTTTCTTGAGCAGATGGAGCGTATCATTGCTGAGATGGCGGATAATGCGCATACCCTTAACAATTCATCCGCACAGCTGTCCGATATATCCGGTACTATGGCAGGCGGTGTACAGGGGATTGCCGCCAAAGCATCCACCGTTGCGGCCGCTGCCGAAGAATCCAGTGCCAATACGGGATCCGTGGCAGCCGGGATGGAGCAGGCCAGTATTAATTTGGCCAATGTGGCTTCCGCAACGGAAGAAATGAGTGCAACCATTGGTGAAATTGCATCCAATGCCGACCGGGCTCGTGCCATCAGCCGCACGGCCTCGGAACAGGCCGATGCGATCACGCTGGTTATGAAGCGTCTCGGAAATGCCGCCACAGAAATTGGTGATGTAACCAAAACCATTAACGAAATTTCTGCACAGACCAATTTGCTGGCTCTCAATGCCACGATTGAAGCGGCGCGTGCCGGTGCCGCTGGTAAAGGGTTTGCCGTGGTTGCCGGCGAAATTAAGAATCTTGCGCAGCAGACGGCCTTGGCCACTGAAGATATCCGCCAAAAAATCGAGGATGTGCAGCAATCCACCACCGGTGCGCAAGGGGACATCGCACGTATCGCTACAGTTATTAAAGATGTGGGCGACATTGTGTCGGTGATGTCCACTGGAATCGAAGAGCAGTCTATCACGACCAGGGACGTCGCTATGCATATTTCGCAGGCCTCGGCCGGTGTGGGCGATGCCAATGAACGTGTGGCGCAAACCGCCTCTGTTTCCGTGGATATTGCTCGTGATATCGCCCAGGTAGATCAGACGATCGGCGACATTCGTATCGGCGGAGAAAAGGTACAGGCGCGCGCAACCGAACTTTCCGGTGTAGCCGTACGGCTCAAGGAGCTGGTGGAACAGTTTAACGTCGGATCCCGTAGTGGAGCCTCCGCGCAGTCAGGCGGCGATATCCTCATCCAGTGGAATGGCAGTTTTTCGGTGGAAAGTCCGATGATGGATAGCCATCACAAGCACCTTGTCGATATGATCAATGCATTGCATCGCGCTTTTTCTCAGGGCGAAACGGGAGCCGTCACCAATAAAATGCTGAGTGATCTGATAGAGTATGTTCATTATCATTTCACTGCCGAAGAAGCACTGATGAAACAAACCCGCTATCCCGGCCTCAAAGAGCAAATGAAGGTTCACAGAGCGTTTACAGATGCCGCCGAAGATATGCAGCGTCGCTGGGTCGCAGGCGATGCCTCTATTCCTAATGAATTGATGAAAGTTCTTCAGGAATGGCTCGTCAATCATATCAAAAAACTGGACAAAGCCTATGCTCCCTATCTCAAAGGGAAATAG
- a CDS encoding iron ABC transporter permease, protein MPLHSNRLQDDTNRRAALFLLCTAAGFMVLFCAPFIGGVTASPWAESAVHRMIFWHIRVPRVMAGLLAGWLLSRSGMLFQILFRNELATPYTLGVAGGASLGVAIYAHGFLALPFFLAGSVTASIAGAFCIVLLVMSFGSAVRYDISSLLLGGFALSYCCGAGIVLIQYMGTNAEIGQVVRWMMGRLSGCSWNDIIFLCLTMIILEAMVFLLRHEIRLLLLGDALAHSRGVSVIQMRKIMIMAASIMVAAVVAVCGPIGFVGLIVPALSRRLFTGKTHYALFICGPLGGLFLIACDALSRLVHPTSELPVGIITALIGCPFFLFMLWLHRRRT, encoded by the coding sequence ATGCCGTTGCACTCAAATAGATTACAAGACGATACAAACCGCCGGGCAGCCCTCTTTCTCCTATGTACCGCAGCTGGCTTTATGGTTCTTTTTTGTGCTCCGTTTATTGGCGGCGTTACCGCGTCACCCTGGGCCGAATCCGCCGTTCACCGGATGATTTTCTGGCACATCCGTGTCCCTCGGGTCATGGCCGGACTACTGGCGGGGTGGTTGCTATCACGCAGCGGGATGCTGTTTCAGATCCTCTTCCGCAATGAACTCGCCACACCCTATACGCTGGGCGTTGCCGGCGGCGCATCGCTGGGTGTAGCCATCTATGCCCATGGCTTCCTTGCCCTTCCTTTTTTTTTGGCAGGCTCGGTCACGGCATCGATTGCAGGGGCCTTCTGCATTGTCCTGCTGGTCATGTCGTTCGGCTCGGCGGTCCGTTATGATATATCCTCACTTCTTTTGGGAGGGTTTGCACTAAGTTACTGCTGTGGAGCCGGCATTGTTCTCATTCAGTATATGGGAACCAATGCGGAAATCGGACAGGTTGTGCGTTGGATGATGGGACGACTTTCGGGCTGCAGCTGGAATGATATCATCTTTCTATGCCTGACCATGATCATACTGGAAGCCATGGTCTTTCTGCTACGTCACGAAATTCGGCTGTTGCTGCTTGGCGATGCTCTGGCGCACAGCCGCGGCGTGTCCGTCATTCAAATGCGAAAAATCATGATTATGGCGGCATCCATTATGGTGGCGGCCGTCGTCGCGGTATGCGGACCCATTGGCTTCGTCGGGTTGATCGTGCCTGCCTTGTCACGTCGACTTTTTACCGGAAAAACCCATTATGCGCTCTTTATCTGCGGCCCGCTGGGCGGACTATTTCTCATCGCCTGCGATGCCCTCAGCCGTCTGGTTCATCCTACATCTGAACTTCCCGTCGGCATCATCACTGCGCTCATCGGCTGTCCCTTTTTCCTCTTCATGCTATGGCTGCACCGCCGACGCACCTGA
- a CDS encoding PAS domain S-box protein, with translation MKRSNVPAHAIEIIPEEGFGEEDEWSMVRVILDHIHDAILAHDMDRRIFIFNRAAEKLTGLSRAAVLGRDCHKVFPDRLCGSKCRFCDGEQSWSGEAVHQQLRIMDYEGNTHYLDMYLNGLDDRHGNPVGVIASMKDCTHEQRMERQLAIDGSFAGIIGRTPVMQQIFRLISDVADNPASVLIQGASGTGKELVAAAIHNEGCRASKLFVPVNCGALPDALLESELFGHTRGAFTGAIRDKKGRFELADGGTIFLDEIGDISPSMQVKLLRVLQEGTFERVGSEKTIRVDVRVISATNKNLMDEIHAGRFREDLYFRLNVVPIHLPPLSDRRTDIPLLVEFIVSKESQARKKAIPEVAPETMDLLVSQEWPGNIRELQNWLLFALIKCKGGVIYPDHLPVQDMNPPFSTSKPEGSMTNRAAAVLSAQRGRPSLLTPAEVITALEECGNNRGKAAKRLGVSSVTLFRMLKKMRKQSS, from the coding sequence ATGAAACGAAGCAATGTCCCCGCACATGCGATAGAAATAATCCCCGAGGAGGGGTTCGGGGAGGAGGACGAATGGAGCATGGTCCGGGTGATTCTCGACCATATACATGACGCCATTTTAGCTCATGATATGGATCGACGTATCTTCATTTTTAATCGTGCGGCAGAGAAATTGACAGGACTGTCCCGAGCGGCAGTCCTGGGGCGGGATTGTCACAAGGTATTTCCTGATCGGCTTTGCGGAAGCAAATGCAGATTTTGTGATGGGGAGCAGTCATGGTCAGGCGAGGCGGTGCATCAGCAACTGCGCATCATGGATTATGAAGGAAATACACACTATTTGGATATGTATCTGAACGGGCTGGACGATAGACATGGGAATCCCGTTGGAGTCATTGCGTCAATGAAGGATTGTACCCATGAACAGCGTATGGAACGACAGCTGGCCATCGACGGCAGTTTTGCAGGGATTATTGGGCGAACCCCGGTGATGCAGCAGATTTTCCGACTGATCAGTGATGTGGCGGATAATCCTGCGTCGGTGCTCATCCAGGGAGCCAGTGGTACAGGAAAAGAATTGGTCGCGGCGGCTATTCATAACGAAGGATGCCGCGCTTCAAAACTCTTTGTCCCCGTAAACTGCGGTGCCTTGCCTGATGCCTTGCTTGAAAGCGAATTATTTGGACATACTCGAGGAGCCTTTACCGGAGCGATTCGCGATAAAAAAGGACGATTTGAATTGGCCGACGGGGGAACCATTTTTTTGGACGAAATAGGCGATATTTCGCCCTCCATGCAAGTGAAGCTCTTGCGTGTGCTGCAGGAGGGAACCTTTGAACGTGTGGGTAGTGAAAAGACCATCCGTGTCGATGTGCGTGTGATTTCTGCGACCAATAAAAACCTGATGGATGAAATTCACGCCGGACGTTTTCGTGAAGATTTGTACTTCAGACTGAACGTTGTTCCCATTCATTTGCCTCCATTAAGCGACCGCCGCACCGATATCCCTTTGCTGGTCGAGTTTATCGTCAGCAAAGAATCGCAGGCGCGTAAAAAAGCCATACCTGAAGTAGCCCCGGAAACGATGGATCTTCTTGTGTCGCAGGAATGGCCGGGCAATATACGGGAATTGCAGAACTGGCTGCTGTTTGCGCTAATTAAATGCAAGGGAGGCGTCATATATCCCGATCATCTGCCCGTGCAGGATATGAATCCACCTTTTTCCACGTCGAAACCGGAAGGGTCCATGACAAACCGTGCGGCGGCGGTTCTTTCGGCTCAGCGAGGTCGTCCCTCGCTGCTCACGCCCGCCGAAGTAATAACGGCACTGGAGGAATGCGGGAACAATCGGGGTAAAGCCGCTAAACGGCTTGGGGTGAGTTCTGTGACACTCTTTCGTATGCTGAAAAAAATGCGCAAGCAGTCCTCATAA
- the lpdA gene encoding dihydrolipoyl dehydrogenase: MHVVIIGSGPGGMAAAEKCASLGAQVTVIEQADAGGTCLHRGCIPTKAMASSAKLFAHMHDAESLGIYHTGSFSISFAEVQAHARRVVERLQKGIAYSMKANRMTLLRGTAVFSGTQSVTLLETGRTISFDKAVIATGSRPAWPASLPHLPGMMDSSGFLGLDALPKRLTVIGGGYIGSEMACIAAAMGAQVTLLEMMDDILLLLDKDVRNEIKRSMKKKLGIKVSTGIHISEIVPDGGALCITTKEGLSLCSDAVLVAAGRRPETEGLALDLAGVSVNEAGYIPVDDHGRTSNQHVFAAGDVTGRMQLAHAASDQGCRAGMTLMGLASEAFETVIPGVIFTQPEAAIVGITEEMAKAQGIPFKRAKTHFLANGRAVAAQEPSGFVMMMIHADSGVIIGAQAVGPSATELISEMTLAIRNGMDAASIASTVHAHPTLSESWQKTAMQLVEKRHV, translated from the coding sequence ATGCATGTCGTGATAATAGGTTCCGGTCCCGGAGGAATGGCCGCTGCAGAAAAATGTGCGTCGCTTGGTGCTCAGGTGACGGTAATCGAGCAGGCGGATGCCGGTGGAACATGTTTGCACAGAGGGTGTATTCCCACCAAAGCAATGGCATCATCGGCCAAACTGTTCGCCCATATGCACGATGCGGAGTCGCTTGGTATTTATCACACGGGGTCTTTTAGTATCTCTTTTGCGGAGGTGCAGGCCCATGCGCGCCGGGTGGTGGAGCGGTTGCAGAAAGGTATCGCCTACAGCATGAAAGCGAACAGGATGACGCTGCTTCGGGGCACCGCCGTTTTTTCGGGAACGCAGTCGGTAACCCTGCTGGAAACAGGCCGCACCATCTCTTTCGACAAAGCGGTGATCGCAACAGGTTCCCGGCCCGCATGGCCGGCATCCCTTCCGCATCTGCCTGGAATGATGGATAGTTCCGGCTTTTTGGGCTTAGATGCCCTTCCGAAACGGCTGACTGTTATCGGCGGTGGATACATCGGATCAGAAATGGCCTGTATCGCGGCCGCCATGGGGGCGCAGGTGACCCTTCTGGAAATGATGGATGACATTCTTCTGCTTTTGGATAAGGATGTGCGCAATGAAATCAAGCGGTCGATGAAAAAGAAACTGGGCATCAAGGTATCCACCGGCATACATATTTCTGAGATTGTTCCGGATGGCGGAGCCTTGTGTATCACGACGAAAGAGGGGCTGAGCCTATGCTCAGATGCGGTGTTGGTGGCGGCAGGCCGCAGGCCGGAAACCGAAGGGCTTGCGTTGGACTTAGCTGGCGTTTCAGTTAATGAAGCGGGGTATATACCGGTGGATGATCATGGACGTACCAGTAATCAACATGTGTTTGCGGCAGGGGATGTCACCGGACGGATGCAATTGGCGCATGCGGCATCGGATCAGGGTTGCCGTGCAGGAATGACACTTATGGGGCTGGCTTCGGAAGCCTTTGAAACGGTGATTCCCGGCGTGATATTTACCCAGCCGGAGGCGGCGATTGTGGGGATTACGGAAGAAATGGCCAAGGCGCAGGGCATCCCTTTCAAAAGGGCGAAAACGCATTTTCTGGCCAATGGCCGCGCGGTGGCGGCGCAGGAGCCGTCGGGTTTCGTGATGATGATGATCCATGCGGATAGCGGGGTGATCATCGGAGCACAGGCCGTGGGCCCATCGGCCACAGAACTGATTTCCGAAATGACACTGGCCATACGTAACGGGATGGATGCGGCATCGATTGCGAGCACGGTTCATGCGCATCCGACCTTGTCGGAATCCTGGCAAAAAACCGCTATGCAGCTAGTAGAAAAACGACATGTTTAA
- the lpxA gene encoding acyl-[acyl-carrier-protein]--UDP-N-acetylglucosamine O-acyltransferase, producing MTNMIHPAAIVDPSAQLGKNVTIGAYAIVSENVVIGDDCRIDPHAVIYPYVTMGARCRVHASAIIGGEPQDLSFSHCVSYVRIGDDCTFREGVTIHRGTEEYSETVIGNHCYLMAHSHVAHNCILGNRVILANGVLLGGYVVMGDGIFAGGAAAIHQFVHIGRLAMLGGLGAISQDVPPFCTTVTGERNGLAGLNTVGLRRAGLSSADRLDIKRTFKQLFTQNESPKKVAEMLLESKPSALVAEMADFILQSKRGLCSVITNERNNN from the coding sequence ATGACAAACATGATTCATCCCGCAGCGATTGTCGACCCGTCCGCTCAACTGGGCAAAAACGTGACCATTGGTGCCTATGCCATTGTTAGTGAAAACGTTGTAATTGGCGACGATTGCCGCATTGACCCGCATGCGGTTATTTATCCCTATGTGACCATGGGGGCCCGTTGCAGGGTTCATGCCTCTGCTATCATCGGTGGTGAACCACAGGATTTATCTTTTTCTCATTGCGTGAGTTATGTGCGAATTGGCGACGACTGCACTTTTCGTGAAGGGGTGACCATTCATCGCGGCACCGAGGAGTATTCCGAGACGGTTATCGGAAACCATTGCTATCTCATGGCCCATTCCCATGTGGCACATAACTGCATACTCGGCAATCGCGTCATCCTCGCCAACGGGGTGCTGTTAGGCGGCTATGTCGTGATGGGCGACGGCATTTTTGCCGGCGGGGCTGCAGCAATACATCAATTTGTTCATATCGGACGGCTTGCCATGCTGGGGGGGTTGGGAGCCATCAGTCAGGATGTTCCTCCTTTCTGCACGACCGTTACAGGAGAGCGAAATGGACTCGCCGGATTGAATACCGTGGGACTGCGCCGCGCCGGTCTGTCCAGTGCCGACCGACTCGACATCAAGCGCACGTTCAAGCAGCTGTTTACTCAGAATGAATCACCGAAAAAAGTAGCGGAAATGCTGCTTGAATCCAAACCATCTGCACTTGTCGCTGAAATGGCAGATTTTATACTGCAATCCAAGCGAGGTTTATGTAGTGTGATCACAAATGAACGAAATAATAACTAA
- a CDS encoding mitomycin resistance protein, which produces MKTPRSEITAFQDIPNIGPAGERDLRRLGLRQPMDLVECDPYVMYDELSIITGQVHDPCVLDVFISAVRYMQGEPPRKWWEYTAERKKVLQNRRS; this is translated from the coding sequence ATGAAAACGCCGCGAAGTGAGATCACCGCATTTCAGGACATTCCCAATATCGGCCCGGCCGGTGAGCGGGATTTGCGCAGGCTTGGTCTTCGTCAACCCATGGATCTGGTCGAATGTGACCCCTATGTCATGTACGATGAATTATCTATCATCACCGGACAGGTACATGATCCTTGTGTCCTTGATGTCTTTATCTCCGCTGTTCGTTACATGCAGGGTGAACCGCCCCGTAAATGGTGGGAGTATACTGCGGAACGAAAAAAAGTATTACAAAACCGCAGAAGCTGA